Proteins from one Loktanella sp. M215 genomic window:
- a CDS encoding aldehyde dehydrogenase family protein encodes MDDAERVGQPTRPYQLHPATAGLFADGAPRCAAAGGTFTRLNPTTDMTASVAAAGRAGDADDLTLIAASRFAEWAACPGADRAAVLRRAAALIPQYADRFAASMTAETGATADWVAFNLTIAADMLRVTASMAEATPETPANVVRVPAGVCVAIAPWNAPVALGMRAIAFPLAFGNSVVFKASELCPVTHVLLGHLLHDAGLPPGVLNIITNAPEHAEEVVEALIANPAVRRVNFTGSTRVGRIVAGIGARHLKRCLLELGGKSPFIVLADADIPRAVDAATHGAYLNAGQICMATDRIIVDHRIADAFVAALVDRATLLTAGDPRLPVTRVGPLATPAIAARLSALIDDATAKGATLRAGGPARGQFMDATVVDNVSPMMRIYHEECFGPIVGIYRTGSVDEAITIANDSAYGLSSAVWGRDKAAARAVADRLDSGICHINGATVADDPTMPFGGIKDSGYGRFGGTACLDEFTELRWITTQD; translated from the coding sequence ATGGACGACGCAGAGCGCGTAGGGCAACCGACGCGGCCATATCAATTGCATCCCGCGACGGCCGGATTGTTCGCCGACGGCGCACCACGTTGCGCCGCCGCAGGAGGAACGTTCACCCGTCTTAACCCGACCACCGACATGACAGCATCGGTCGCCGCGGCCGGACGCGCCGGTGATGCCGACGATCTGACCCTGATCGCCGCCAGTCGCTTTGCCGAATGGGCCGCCTGCCCCGGGGCGGACCGCGCCGCCGTGCTGCGCCGGGCCGCCGCGCTGATCCCGCAGTATGCCGACCGGTTCGCCGCCAGCATGACCGCCGAGACGGGTGCCACGGCAGACTGGGTCGCCTTCAACCTGACCATCGCCGCCGACATGCTGCGCGTGACGGCGAGCATGGCCGAGGCCACACCCGAAACGCCCGCAAATGTGGTGCGCGTGCCCGCCGGAGTCTGCGTCGCCATCGCCCCTTGGAACGCGCCGGTGGCGCTGGGGATGCGGGCGATCGCCTTTCCGCTGGCCTTCGGCAACAGCGTTGTCTTCAAGGCGTCGGAACTGTGCCCCGTCACGCACGTCTTGCTGGGCCATCTGCTGCATGATGCGGGGCTGCCGCCCGGTGTGCTGAACATCATCACCAACGCGCCTGAACACGCCGAGGAAGTGGTCGAGGCGCTGATCGCCAACCCCGCCGTGCGGCGCGTGAATTTCACCGGGTCCACCCGCGTCGGTCGCATCGTGGCGGGAATTGGCGCGCGGCACCTGAAACGCTGCCTGCTGGAACTGGGGGGCAAGTCGCCCTTCATCGTGCTCGCGGACGCCGACATCCCGCGCGCGGTCGATGCGGCGACGCATGGCGCCTACCTCAATGCCGGGCAGATCTGCATGGCCACGGACCGGATCATCGTCGATCATCGCATTGCCGACGCATTTGTCGCGGCGCTTGTGGACCGCGCGACCCTGCTGACAGCAGGCGATCCCCGCCTGCCCGTCACCCGCGTAGGCCCGCTGGCCACCCCGGCGATTGCCGCGCGTCTGTCGGCCCTGATCGACGACGCGACCGCCAAGGGGGCCACTTTGCGCGCCGGTGGCCCCGCGCGGGGTCAGTTTATGGACGCAACGGTTGTCGACAACGTCTCGCCCATGATGCGGATCTATCACGAGGAATGCTTCGGTCCGATCGTCGGCATCTACCGCACCGGGTCCGTGGACGAGGCGATCACCATTGCCAACGACAGCGCCTATGGCCTGTCGTCCGCCGTCTGGGGCCGCGACAAGGCGGCCGCGCGCGCGGTGGCCGACCGGCTGGACAGCGGCATCTGCCACATCAACGGGGCCACCGTGGCCGACGATCCGACCATGCCCTTCGGCGGGATCAAGGACAGCGGCTATGGCCGGTTCGGCGGTACTGCCTGTCTGGACGAATTTACCGAACTGCGCTGGATCACGACGCAGGACTAA
- a CDS encoding helix-turn-helix domain-containing protein has translation MRRDTTLTDLGALLRFEAIAPSFRQRTYAAGQTAFADFNLIAIVAQGRARLMRAETAREVASDCILVLPHGAQGQIVVDAGARVWIIGFARSMQVLITGTGTDGVALDRILSDLTLTPVDPGGMRSAVLPLLPMLDAEIADPARRSHAAVAAILRLLLIATLRMLRPEDAADLPPDTTVLHRFRQLVELGYRDRRALVDYCRDLNLTYDRLHDICQRRLGRAPLALVHQRMLLDATTRLAQTDDTISRIAEHLGFVEPTQFSHFFKRATGVSPRQFRQQARHSDDRRTGAGGLTFSDWP, from the coding sequence GTGCGCCGTGACACGACTCTGACCGATCTGGGTGCGCTGCTGCGCTTCGAGGCGATAGCCCCCAGCTTTCGCCAGCGCACCTATGCGGCGGGGCAGACCGCGTTTGCCGACTTCAACCTGATCGCCATCGTGGCGCAGGGGCGTGCGCGGCTAATGCGGGCGGAAACCGCGCGTGAGGTTGCGTCGGATTGCATCCTTGTCCTGCCGCATGGTGCCCAGGGGCAGATCGTGGTCGATGCCGGCGCACGGGTCTGGATCATTGGCTTTGCACGATCAATGCAGGTGCTGATCACAGGCACTGGGACCGATGGCGTGGCGCTTGACCGTATCCTTTCGGATCTGACCCTGACGCCGGTCGATCCGGGCGGCATGCGGTCAGCCGTCCTGCCGCTGCTGCCGATGCTGGACGCGGAAATCGCAGACCCGGCCAGACGGTCACACGCCGCCGTTGCCGCGATCCTGCGCTTGCTGTTGATCGCAACCCTGCGCATGCTTCGCCCAGAGGATGCAGCCGACCTGCCGCCCGACACGACCGTCCTGCACCGTTTCCGCCAATTGGTGGAGCTGGGTTACAGGGACCGGCGCGCGCTGGTGGACTACTGCCGCGACCTGAACCTGACCTACGATCGGTTGCACGACATCTGCCAGCGGCGGCTGGGGCGGGCACCGCTGGCGCTGGTGCATCAAAGGATGCTGCTGGATGCGACGACGCGGCTGGCGCAGACCGATGACACCATCAGCCGGATCGCCGAACATCTGGGATTCGTGGAGCCGACGCAGTTTTCGCATTTCTTCAAGCGCGCGACAGGTGTGTCGCCACGGCAGTTCCGCCAGCAGGCCCGCCACAGCGATGACCGTCGCACCGGTGCCGGCGGCCTGACGTTTTCCGACTGGCCCTAA
- a CDS encoding IclR family transcriptional regulator → MSTLQNGSLIKAFALLDLISDQQPEITAAIVARDLDMSPATAHRYLATLDALGILSAQHRGVYGLGHRIIHLGQIAERTNPLKKLVLPIIERLSLSLGESVMAGRPAPVGIVCMATASAPRPISVHIQVGRQLGLTSSAQGKVWLAHQPASTLATLDDMTDALRQDLQRIRVQGFARNCGEAEPDIGAVAVPVINGSGEVALTLSVFGMISRFSDNRIEVMVAGLTEAASEVATALPDV, encoded by the coding sequence ATGAGTACGCTTCAGAACGGATCGCTGATCAAGGCGTTTGCCTTGCTTGACCTGATCTCGGATCAGCAGCCAGAGATTACCGCCGCGATTGTTGCCCGCGATCTGGACATGAGTCCCGCGACTGCGCACCGCTATCTAGCGACGCTTGACGCGCTGGGTATCCTGTCCGCTCAACACCGGGGCGTCTATGGGTTGGGTCATCGGATCATCCATCTGGGGCAAATCGCGGAACGCACGAATCCGTTGAAAAAGCTGGTCCTGCCCATCATCGAGCGCCTTAGCCTGTCACTGGGCGAATCCGTCATGGCGGGCCGACCGGCGCCGGTCGGTATCGTATGTATGGCGACGGCGAGCGCGCCGCGCCCGATTTCGGTGCATATTCAGGTCGGGCGACAACTCGGGCTGACCTCATCGGCGCAAGGAAAGGTCTGGCTTGCGCATCAACCCGCATCGACCCTCGCCACGTTGGACGATATGACTGACGCCCTGCGGCAGGACTTGCAGCGCATCCGGGTTCAGGGTTTTGCCCGCAACTGCGGAGAAGCAGAGCCCGATATCGGTGCCGTCGCGGTTCCGGTGATCAATGGATCGGGCGAGGTCGCCCTGACCCTCTCGGTTTTCGGGATGATCAGCCGCTTTTCGGATAATCGGATCGAGGTCATGGTTGCGGGACTGACGGAGGCGGCAAGCGAAGTCGCTACGGCCTTGCCGGACGTTTAG
- a CDS encoding LysR substrate-binding domain-containing protein produces the protein MINLRLMDLNLLSLLIAVHDTGSVSIAGRSLGLSQPATSNALKRLRESMQDKLFVRGPKGMEPTALTARIVPEIRMHLDGINNTLTLAPVFTPETSQRTFRTALSGLGEQIFLPPLAERIFKLAPGVRLSNVSSPFDDLNRTLTHRQADVALGLLPPPGLNLLQAHLFDEHYRVIGPPSLSADAAAAVELNRSRLILAVPSATFADDIEQVVADHGLTDNVCLRLRHFGALPDLLGTIDALAIVPGQFARRLAAAGQARMLDIALPRGRQKVLMLWHPNTMTDPACVWLRSVILDLFQDPDLCA, from the coding sequence ATGATAAATCTACGCTTGATGGATCTGAACCTGCTGTCGTTGTTGATTGCGGTGCACGATACGGGGTCCGTATCCATCGCAGGGCGGTCGTTAGGGTTAAGCCAACCCGCCACATCCAATGCCCTGAAGCGCCTGCGGGAATCGATGCAGGACAAGCTTTTCGTGCGGGGACCGAAGGGAATGGAACCGACTGCGCTGACCGCGCGGATCGTGCCTGAAATTCGGATGCACCTGGACGGTATCAACAACACGCTGACCCTTGCCCCGGTATTCACCCCAGAAACAAGCCAGCGGACATTCCGCACCGCGTTGTCCGGACTGGGCGAACAGATCTTCCTGCCGCCTTTGGCGGAACGTATTTTCAAATTGGCACCCGGCGTACGGCTAAGCAATGTGTCGTCACCGTTCGACGATTTGAACAGAACACTGACCCATCGGCAGGCGGATGTGGCGCTGGGATTGCTGCCACCGCCTGGACTGAACCTGCTTCAGGCCCATCTGTTCGATGAGCATTACCGTGTCATCGGGCCACCATCGCTGAGCGCCGATGCTGCAGCGGCCGTGGAACTGAACCGGTCGCGGCTGATTCTGGCAGTCCCCAGCGCCACCTTTGCAGACGATATCGAACAGGTCGTGGCCGACCATGGCCTGACAGACAATGTGTGCCTGAGATTGCGTCACTTCGGAGCGCTGCCCGATTTGCTGGGGACCATCGACGCGCTTGCCATCGTACCGGGTCAGTTCGCGCGTCGGCTTGCTGCGGCAGGACAGGCGCGGATGCTGGATATCGCGCTGCCACGCGGTCGCCAGAAGGTCTTGATGCTCTGGCACCCCAACACCATGACCGATCCGGCGTGCGTCTGGCTCCGCAGCGTGATCCTGGATCTGTTCCAGGATCCGGACCTGTGCGCCTGA
- a CDS encoding TRAP transporter substrate-binding protein encodes MNRREMIGTMAVAASTLAMPRLARAQTPEFTFRLHHFLSQQAPAQTKMLEPWAAAVAENSGGRVKIEIFPAMTLGGRPPELVQQARDGIVDLVWTANGYTAGLFPRTEVMELPTVYKNDPAAANLALFDMFEDDLKPEYAGLEVMFLHVHAGQALQMRDSDVHSPADLVGKKLRIPTRTGAWVIEALGASPIAMPVPELPPALQKGVVDGALIPWEIIPPLKMQEQTKFQIEGFEMERFGNTTFQVSMNAGRWAGLPEDIQKAFRDASGRDWLSEVGAIWRASDDFGIKVATDAGNTHTVLTEAETTVFRDAMSPVVGKWVEEVSGQGIDGARLVDRARSLVASNATPK; translated from the coding sequence ATGAATAGACGTGAAATGATCGGGACGATGGCGGTTGCCGCCTCCACGTTGGCGATGCCTCGCCTCGCCCGCGCACAGACGCCTGAATTCACGTTCCGGCTGCACCATTTCCTGAGCCAGCAGGCGCCGGCCCAGACCAAGATGCTGGAGCCTTGGGCCGCGGCGGTTGCCGAAAATTCCGGCGGCCGTGTCAAGATCGAGATATTTCCTGCCATGACACTTGGTGGTCGTCCGCCGGAACTGGTTCAGCAGGCCCGCGACGGGATCGTCGATCTGGTCTGGACCGCGAACGGCTACACGGCCGGCCTGTTCCCTCGGACAGAGGTGATGGAACTGCCGACCGTTTACAAGAACGACCCGGCTGCCGCGAACCTCGCCTTGTTCGACATGTTCGAGGACGATCTGAAGCCGGAATACGCCGGTCTGGAAGTGATGTTCCTGCATGTTCACGCCGGTCAGGCCCTGCAGATGCGCGACTCAGACGTGCATTCGCCCGCTGATCTGGTGGGGAAGAAACTTCGGATTCCGACGCGTACCGGCGCCTGGGTGATCGAAGCACTGGGTGCGTCCCCCATTGCGATGCCGGTCCCGGAACTGCCGCCCGCGTTGCAAAAGGGTGTCGTAGACGGTGCGCTGATTCCGTGGGAGATCATTCCGCCGCTCAAGATGCAGGAACAGACCAAATTCCAGATCGAAGGATTCGAGATGGAACGGTTCGGCAATACGACGTTTCAGGTCTCGATGAACGCTGGGCGCTGGGCCGGTCTGCCCGAAGATATCCAGAAGGCCTTCCGCGATGCGTCTGGTCGCGATTGGTTAAGCGAGGTCGGTGCAATCTGGCGGGCTTCTGATGATTTTGGCATCAAAGTCGCGACCGATGCGGGCAATACGCATACCGTCCTGACCGAGGCAGAGACGACCGTGTTCCGTGACGCCATGTCGCCGGTCGTCGGAAAGTGGGTTGAGGAAGTCAGCGGGCAGGGCATCGACGGCGCCCGTCTGGTGGACCGCGCCCGCAGCCTTGTGGCCTCCAACGCGACCCCAAAGTAA
- a CDS encoding TRAP transporter small permease, with product MPTLITGWALLGGALLLAVVAVNVVSVLGAIFDAPFPGDFELTEMGVANAAFAFLPYCQLTRSNVTADIFTQNAGPRMVAFLRLLSSIVALLFGLLLLWRMYAGMLDQKQYNYETSILQVPIWMAFVPVLISLALLAVAAAITLAQDLRDLSRKG from the coding sequence ATGCCCACCCTGATCACAGGGTGGGCACTGCTGGGCGGCGCATTGTTGCTGGCGGTTGTCGCTGTCAACGTGGTCTCTGTTCTGGGTGCGATTTTCGACGCACCTTTTCCCGGCGATTTCGAGTTGACAGAGATGGGAGTCGCAAATGCTGCCTTTGCCTTCTTGCCGTATTGCCAGCTGACGCGGTCGAATGTGACAGCTGATATATTCACGCAAAATGCGGGCCCGCGGATGGTGGCTTTCCTGCGGCTGCTGTCGTCCATCGTGGCGTTGTTGTTCGGTCTGCTGCTGCTTTGGCGGATGTATGCGGGGATGCTGGATCAGAAGCAGTACAATTACGAAACCTCGATCCTGCAAGTGCCGATCTGGATGGCCTTCGTGCCTGTCCTGATCTCACTCGCCCTGCTGGCCGTCGCCGCGGCGATCACTCTTGCGCAGGACCTGCGCGACCTGTCCCGAAAGGGCTGA
- a CDS encoding TRAP transporter large permease, giving the protein MTDPITLGIIALIALVGLIAIRMPIAYAMILVGGIGVSLVNGVAPVFNQLKTLAYGQFSVYDLSVVPMFILMGALAAKAGLSQALFRGANAWLGGMRGGTAMAAIAGCAGFGAVCGSSLATASTMGRVALPELARYNYSGALATGTLAAGGVLGILIPPSVVLIIYAIIVEANIVTMFAAALLPGLLAVLLFILTIAIYVRVSPKSGPAHGGVGRAEFREATIGLIPVLGIFGIVLGGIYGGFYNPTPAAAIGVALVWIYGAATRDIKFPDIVDALKETASSTGMIYLILLGAELMKIFMSRIGLPQATAEWILASGMAPMLVMVVLLVALILLGCLMDSLSMILLVIPFFWPVLVDLNGGLYMGADGSGFGMSTEDLKIWFGILALIVVELGLITPPVGMNVFVISSMAKDVQMSETFKGVMPFFGAEIVRVVLILLFPAMVLWLPQAMNGW; this is encoded by the coding sequence ATGACCGACCCCATTACCCTTGGCATCATCGCACTCATCGCGCTGGTGGGCCTTATCGCGATCAGGATGCCGATCGCCTATGCCATGATCCTTGTCGGCGGAATCGGGGTTTCGCTGGTGAATGGCGTGGCCCCCGTGTTCAACCAGCTCAAGACGCTCGCTTACGGCCAGTTCTCTGTCTACGATCTGTCAGTCGTGCCAATGTTTATCCTCATGGGTGCATTGGCGGCAAAGGCTGGACTCAGTCAGGCCTTGTTTCGCGGGGCCAACGCATGGCTGGGCGGGATGCGCGGCGGCACGGCAATGGCGGCCATCGCGGGCTGTGCCGGATTTGGGGCGGTCTGCGGGTCTTCCTTGGCCACGGCCTCCACGATGGGCCGCGTCGCCTTGCCAGAGCTTGCGCGCTACAACTATTCGGGCGCCCTGGCGACTGGAACGCTGGCAGCGGGCGGGGTGCTGGGGATTTTGATCCCGCCCTCTGTCGTACTGATCATCTATGCGATCATCGTCGAAGCCAACATCGTGACCATGTTTGCCGCCGCATTGCTGCCGGGTCTGCTGGCGGTCCTTCTGTTTATCCTGACCATCGCGATTTACGTCCGCGTTAGCCCGAAAAGCGGTCCCGCCCACGGCGGCGTCGGCCGCGCAGAATTTCGTGAGGCCACCATCGGTTTGATCCCTGTTCTGGGCATTTTCGGCATTGTGCTGGGCGGTATCTACGGTGGCTTCTATAATCCGACCCCCGCCGCCGCGATTGGCGTCGCGCTGGTCTGGATTTACGGTGCCGCGACGCGGGACATCAAATTTCCCGACATCGTGGACGCTCTGAAGGAAACCGCTTCAAGCACTGGCATGATCTACCTGATCCTGCTGGGTGCGGAGTTGATGAAAATCTTCATGTCGCGCATCGGCCTGCCGCAGGCCACGGCGGAGTGGATCCTTGCCTCTGGTATGGCACCGATGCTGGTCATGGTCGTCCTGCTGGTCGCTCTGATCCTGCTTGGGTGCTTGATGGACAGCCTGTCCATGATCCTGCTGGTCATCCCCTTTTTCTGGCCCGTTCTGGTCGATCTGAACGGCGGGCTTTACATGGGTGCAGACGGTTCCGGCTTTGGCATGAGCACCGAGGACCTCAAGATCTGGTTCGGTATTCTTGCGCTGATTGTGGTAGAGCTTGGGCTGATTACGCCGCCCGTGGGCATGAACGTCTTCGTCATCTCGTCGATGGCGAAGGATGTGCAAATGTCCGAAACCTTCAAGGGCGTGATGCCGTTCTTCGGCGCTGAAATCGTGCGCGTCGTGCTGATCCTTCTGTTTCCGGCGATGGTCCTGTGGTTGCCGCAAGCGATGAATGGTTGGTAA
- a CDS encoding winged helix-turn-helix domain-containing protein, whose translation MKILVIEDDAATGAYIADGLREEGHSVDLIPSGADGLVQATIGSYDVMVVDRMLPGLDGMALVKTLRATRNVTPVLFLTAMGGVDDRIEGLHAGADDYLTKPFSFGELSARIAAIGRRPRLQDEPVSLTVADLEMNLLTRKVTRAGQTIDLLPREFALLECLMRRKGRVQTRTMLMETVWDIHYDPLTNVVDTHISRLRAKVDKPFGTELIETVRGAGYRINAA comes from the coding sequence ATGAAGATACTTGTCATCGAAGACGATGCAGCCACCGGGGCCTATATCGCCGACGGCCTGCGCGAAGAAGGGCACAGCGTCGACCTGATCCCGTCCGGTGCAGACGGCCTCGTGCAGGCGACGATCGGCAGTTACGACGTCATGGTTGTGGACCGCATGTTGCCGGGCCTTGACGGCATGGCGCTGGTCAAGACGCTGCGGGCCACGCGGAATGTAACTCCGGTGCTGTTCCTGACCGCGATGGGCGGTGTGGATGACCGGATCGAAGGGCTGCACGCCGGGGCAGACGATTATCTGACCAAGCCCTTTTCATTTGGCGAGCTGTCGGCCCGGATTGCCGCGATCGGACGGCGACCCAGACTGCAGGACGAGCCCGTCAGCCTGACCGTCGCGGATCTGGAGATGAACCTTCTGACCCGCAAGGTGACGCGGGCCGGCCAGACCATCGACCTGCTGCCGCGCGAATTCGCCCTGCTGGAATGCCTGATGCGGCGCAAGGGCCGTGTGCAGACCCGCACCATGCTGATGGAGACGGTCTGGGACATTCACTATGATCCCCTCACGAATGTCGTCGACACCCACATCAGCCGGTTGCGCGCCAAGGTCGACAAGCCCTTCGGGACAGAGCTGATCGAAACCGTTCGCGGTGCCGGGTACCGGATCAACGCCGCATGA
- a CDS encoding sensor histidine kinase encodes MTPRDRISRIRSTPLRLTVILLLIFTVASLGCFATAYGVVRANLSAAILSDLQQTIDTFRQESDPAELRERLTEAVSVTDPAFRILHYLPDRGPVISSTGDIAPVSGVVTLSGRSIGQGDVPVAESYLARSVRVGDGQLIVGQSRAPIIEMGEIFTAVFLMGLLPALMIAGGAGFWIARRAQHRIATIQIALSAMTGGQTSARVTDVAGRQDDLSGIGQAVNDMATAQEALIVAMRQVSTDIAHDLKTPIQRVSVLLDQMERGPILSPEQDALLQRAKDETVRIVRTFQALLQLAQIEGGAVRDRLIPVDLADVARDVTDFMEADAEAQGVTLTADLAPVAIVTGDRQLLSQLLVNLIQNAMLHGAVGGVVHVNLSDAAAGVALVVTDRGPGIPVPEREKVLQRLYRLERSRTTDGNGLGLAMVAALCDLHRARLTLDDNAPGLAVRITFPPVSVKLGTAAQ; translated from the coding sequence ATGACACCGCGCGACCGGATATCGCGGATCCGGTCGACGCCCCTGCGCCTGACCGTTATCCTGTTGCTGATCTTCACTGTTGCCTCGCTGGGCTGCTTTGCGACAGCCTACGGCGTCGTCCGGGCCAACCTGAGCGCCGCGATCCTTTCAGATCTGCAGCAGACGATCGACACCTTCCGGCAGGAATCCGACCCGGCGGAATTGCGCGAACGGCTGACCGAGGCCGTCAGCGTGACGGATCCTGCATTCCGCATCCTGCACTACCTGCCCGACCGCGGGCCGGTCATCTCCAGCACCGGAGATATCGCACCGGTCAGCGGCGTCGTGACGCTGTCCGGCCGCAGCATCGGTCAGGGCGATGTGCCCGTGGCCGAAAGCTATCTTGCCCGCAGCGTCCGCGTTGGCGACGGTCAGCTGATCGTGGGACAATCCCGCGCGCCGATCATCGAGATGGGCGAGATCTTTACGGCGGTCTTTCTGATGGGCCTGCTGCCGGCGCTGATGATCGCCGGCGGTGCGGGATTCTGGATCGCCCGTCGGGCGCAGCACCGGATCGCGACGATCCAGATCGCACTGAGCGCTATGACAGGGGGACAGACCTCGGCGCGGGTGACGGACGTGGCCGGGCGGCAGGATGACCTGTCGGGGATCGGACAGGCGGTCAATGACATGGCGACCGCGCAAGAGGCCCTGATTGTGGCGATGCGGCAGGTGTCCACGGATATCGCGCATGACCTGAAGACGCCGATCCAGCGCGTCTCTGTGCTGTTGGACCAGATGGAGCGCGGGCCGATACTGTCACCAGAGCAGGACGCTCTGCTACAGCGTGCCAAGGACGAAACCGTGCGGATCGTGCGCACGTTTCAGGCACTGCTGCAGCTGGCCCAGATCGAAGGCGGCGCCGTGCGCGACCGCCTGATCCCCGTCGATCTGGCGGATGTCGCGCGCGACGTGACCGACTTTATGGAGGCCGACGCCGAGGCACAGGGGGTGACCCTGACAGCTGATCTGGCACCGGTGGCCATCGTGACCGGTGACCGGCAGTTGCTCTCCCAACTCTTGGTGAACCTGATCCAGAACGCGATGCTGCACGGGGCTGTGGGTGGCGTGGTGCACGTCAACCTGTCGGACGCGGCGGCCGGTGTCGCACTGGTTGTCACGGACCGGGGCCCGGGCATTCCCGTGCCAGAGCGTGAGAAGGTGCTGCAGCGCCTTTACCGGCTGGAACGCAGCCGCACGACGGATGGTAACGGGCTGGGTCTGGCGATGGTGGCGGCGCTTTGCGACCTGCACCGCGCGCGGCTGACGCTGGATGACAATGCGCCCGGCCTGGCCGTGCGCATTACTTTTCCGCCGGTGTCAGTGAAGCTCGGGACGGC